The Cannabis sativa cultivar Pink pepper isolate KNU-18-1 chromosome 8, ASM2916894v1, whole genome shotgun sequence genomic interval CAGTATCTGCAACAaaagaaaattgtaaaaaaCCCTACTACGGTAATGTCAAATTATGCATCAATAACTTTCTTCAATGATTTTCCCAAAAATATAAAACTAGTAAACAATTAACAAGAATGAGGTAAATAACATGTGTTTCATAACTCACCCGACCCATTTAGAATGGCAACCATGTTACGAGCAGCACCCCTAACCACAAGTCGAAAATCCCTCTTCAGCCCAACATACTTGGCATATTTCTACAAAGGACATGGAAAGGCAAAATACATTTCATTAACTACTTTTGTAGACAAAGACTTTGTTAGTGATAGGAAATATCTCTAAAGCTTTCTACCTTATTAACAGGAGCCTCATTGTCACGTATTACAACATCATGACCATCAATCTCTTCTCCAAACTCAGTCTTTAAAAGATCTCCTgaatttccaacaactgcacAGGTGCGGAACTGTCTAGGATGGAAAGGGGGTTTTGCTGGTAAAATCAAATTGAGATGTTCCTCACATAGTGTCCGGTTGTAGCATTTATCAGCTCCCCTATAACCAAGACAATGAAATAATCAGATTCACTTACAACTAATTAAATCATTCATCTACATTAATCACAAGAGGTTCATGAGGAAACTAAGGCTTTCATAATCATACAACTGTGCTATCCTTTTTGCTGCATAGTCTTCCCACCCATCCGGCCGAACATCTAGATACTCTCTAGTGAGCACAGTAGTCATGTTACGATACTACACCATCAAAAAAATGTAAGTAAGCAAATGTAATTGGCCTCATAATAAGCTAACTACAATAACTAATGATTATAAGATAATCAGTTTAGTAACCTGTTCCCAAAGTAGAAGTGTCTCACAAATGTTGTACTTGTACTCCAATGGTTCAAAAACTTTGAATTGCTCATTGTACTGCCATTAAAAACTTAAAACACTAAGAAGGGGtggtttaaatttaaagtaattGACTTTTCTTTCTTAATGAAGTAAATGTGTGAGAAAAAAAGGAATAAAGAGAACAAACCCAGGTGCTGTTAGTGCCTTGTGGAAACTTAAGGACCAAGTTACAATGATCAGTTATATGAGCAGTGAGTCCAAGGCCTCTGTTTGCCTACAATTAAATTCCAAGTTATAAAGTGAAAAAAGATCTAATTTTGATATAATTGATGAACATTGGAATTGAACAAAGAAGAGGCAAACCACGCATTGTTGAACATTGGACTGAAACTCCTCAAGAATTCGGACATGTTGAAGAGTCTTCAGATCTAACTTCTCAAATTTGTTTTGATTTGAATTGGAAGGAGCACCTGTAATAGCAAACATGAACATTAAAATCGAATCGAGATCACCTAGAGAAAAATCAAGTCAGAGTAGTAGTAGGAACTGTAAGAACCTGTGAACAAAGAGAATTGGATTCCGAAAACGAGAAGAGCGAAAAATGCAGCAGCAAACACCAAATATATAACCGTAGGGCGCTTTCCATGGCTATGAGCTTTCTGAAGAGACCTCATTGTAAGCTCATAGCCTAAGCAATCATATACAGAAATGGAGATCTGCGAAACCTTTAAGGTCGGTCTTCAACCGTCCCTGGCCAACTAGATCTCGCCTTAGAGTAGATGAACCCCGTCGTCGATCCCTGACCGGAGCTCTGGTCTGGTAGGTCTCCGGCGATGTAGCTGAGTTCGCACTGGTTTGGTTCCTAACCCACAAATTTCTGAGTTAAGAATATCTATTAAGCCCATTTTACggaaagaataagaaaagggagaaattaaaataataacaaaaacaaTAATCATGTCCAAACTTTTTAGTTAGTTAACTCCTATGTAAAAtattttagtaatatttttttttttttttgaatcaaagGTTTCATCAAAATCAGGCCTCAGCCTGAACAATGTCACACAAGAAAGATGGAGCATTCAGCTCATTAAACATACCATCTGACGATAAATAAGAGGCCCTAGCAACACAATGGGCAGCATTATTTGCAGATCGATTAACAAAAGAGACAAGGACATTATTTAAACTTGATAAAATAGTACGACAGTCCTCAACTAACAAACCAAATTGGGATGGCATATGAACTGAGCTGTTAATCGCTTGAACCACAACCAAAGCATTAGACTCAAGAACCACCTCATCCCACCCTTTGCGCTTTATCCAACTAAGTGCCTCCTTGATACCAATCACCTCGGCTATCTCTGCAGACACACAATCCCATCTACTCGCAGAGATAGCTTCAATAAGCTTACCATGACTATCACGAGCAACACAACCAAAACCAAATTTATGATGAGCTTCAAAAGTCGCACCATCGACATTCACCTTgaccgatttttttttaaatattttagttaACTCCTATGTAAATTAATTGTGATTTGATTagatcttattttttaatatccAATTAAATTGATTTGAATTTGTATGTgttgtttaaaaatttaatacacttaatatctaattaaaattgttagtatttttatttagtttagaTGAGTAATTAATGAATATTGGATCTAACTAAAATATtggataaatttaaataaatcttatatgcatgattatatatttaatggATAGAATCGATTCAATTCGATTGGATGGCTAATACTAATAGGATCGAATCCGATGTTAAAATTTAACATCTAATATATAATTTGGATATGCCTAAAAGTATTAAATGTGGTCTAATAAATACCTCTAAGAAAGAAGTGTTAATTACAATCTCCTATTATTCAACCTTCACCCCTAAAATTATATGTTGGtatatttctttcaattttttttttcatactagTAGTATTTTTAATAGTTACAATAATATCAGGAAATTACATTACATGCCTCTTTTAACTTGATGTCTTTAATTTTTACCCtctcttttaaaatttattatgtttgcttcgtttttcaattattttactaattttacCCCTATCAATTCACGATACTTTTTATTCTTCTCGAATCAAAATTTTACCACAACTTTTCCACAAATTTTACAAATCTATTATGTTTGAAATTATGTCTTAATTATGTGAGTGCGTGAGAATAATTTAGGTATAATACTCATAAAAAGAGGTATTTATaagttaaattttatttgaaggtAAATGTAGTCAATGTATAAAATAGGGGTATTCTTCAACTTCTCCATTTTTTTCATAGTGGTAGTATTTTTTATAGTTACAATATCATATctgtaaatatttgaaaaattctaaaaaatttaCCATACAAAAATAGAGTTTTTGATATTTCAGTTTACTACGCGtatttaaaaaactttaaacCTATTTTAAACACGATAAACTATTCAAAAAATTAGTTAGATTAAAAAATTCATTCCCTACTTACAACTTATATCACAAATATctctttcaaatattttttctaactaTCAATAAAATTTCCAATCCttttaatatttacaatatttacTAATCTAACACAATataattctattttaagttaatcaAAATTTCCAAAATAAAGTCAAATATCACTTTTTGAGGTAATTGATCTCCTTAAGGTGAATAGTTTTCACAAATTCTTTCCATTTTGGATGGAAATGtagaagggaaatttgaatttatatgcttaaataattaaaaaattttattattataccaaaaatttacactataaaaaaactatacttttttttttcaaaaccccaaaaatacccccctcacaaacatcatctctctctctctctctatctctctcagccaactctctctctctctcaactcacAGTCGACCCCAACgccacccgaacccaaaccccatCCCCATCGGACCCAAACGCCACCCACTCTCGGATCCAAACGCCACCCACTCTCGGACCCAAACGCCACCCACGAAACCTTCGGCTGTgggacttttcttttttttttttttttttttttcttcgcatttcagagagaggaagaaagaggtccgatggtcggacctcggggtccgatgggtccgattggtcggaccccatcggaccccaaggtccgaccagccgtgaaactttttttttttttttctttacgcgatttgagagagagaggaagagaaaggTCCGACCAGgctgtgaattttttttttttttactttctgcgatttgagagagagaggaagagaaaggtccgacttggggtccgatgggtccgattggtcggaccccatctgaccccaaggtccgaccatcgcccgaaacttttttttttttttttctgcgatttgagagagagagaggaagaaagagtgGGTGTCGTGGGTGGCGTTTGGGTCCGAGAGTGGGTGGCGTTTGGGTCCGATGGGGatggggtttgggttcgggtggcGTTGGGGTCGACTgtgagttgagagagagagagagagagttggctgagagagataaagagagagagagatgatgcagagagagagagagaattgtgagggggtatttttggggttttgaaaaaaaaagtatagtttttttatagtgtaaatttttggtataataataaaattttttaattatttaagcatataaattcaaatttcccatgTAGAATAGTccttacaattaaaaaaaaaaatggttgcaGCAATTACAGAATAATTATTTTGATAGATCCCATtcccttaatttgaaaaattaaataaatgagaCGTGAGATATATGGTACAAAATCCTACAAACAATGAACTAAAATGATATTGTCCATACACCTTATTACTCATTCCCTTAAATTCCTTCTTTCAATTTCGAGCTAAAATCCTGCAAAATTTATTTGGAACAATTTGAATGGTGGACCTCTTTTTAATAGAGCATGAACTACATTCTAAAAATATGGAGTACTTTGGCCATCACTAGACTTGGCTTCGATGGTGTCTTTCTATTTAAGGAGGCTTATTATGTTCCAAGCTTCTTCTTGAGAAGTACTATTTTCAAACCAAGTCTATTAAGAACCTACCATTTGCAATTGTTGCTTCATTTGAAATGTGTCCTCATGTTGAAGATTATGCTTTATTTGAGAAAATTTCCATTGATTAATGAAAGATGAAATTCATGTTATTGTTGTCTCTACCATCATAGATGAGATTTCACAAAGTGTTTAAAGAGAAGATTATCAACCACACAAAATCTATACCCAACGTTTTTGGACTTGTGATTGGTCAAGTCTTTATCGAAAAAATTGTAAGAGCTTGCCAAAATTGTTCAAAGGACAgctcataaaaattataaaagtacATATTTGgtgttattaaattttattaggtttttactaaaatactaaattttgaacataaatttacaattttactgtcgcagaattttttacaaaaatattgttttttttttttttttttttataaaacaaccgtaaaataatataacacaaCAATTTACAATGGACGTGTGCTCAGTCTAAGCGGCTCGACTTGGTTTCCTTAGCTTCCAATCGCACTGACACAAGAAAACACTGGTCCAAACCGGCTGCtggataattaaaaattaatgttgATGGGACGATTTTTGAAGACACCAATAAGATCGATTCTGGTTTTGTAGCACGTGGTTGTGATGGTCGAATAATTGAGACGTTTTTAACTATTTCTTCGGTCAGTTGCCAACCCGAGATTGCAgaaattctaaatatcaaagaggcaattagttggataaagaggaATAACAAGTCAAATGTCATTTTAGAGATGGATTGCATTTTAGTTGTTCAGACTATTCTTAGTTCGGTCTCTATGCCTTCTatttttggtttatttgttcaaaattgtcaatttattttatcttctttaAGTAATGCTTTTATTGGTCATATTAAACGGTCTGCTAACAAAACCGCGCACTGTATGGCATGTGGTGCTTGTTATTGGTCAGGTTGTCGTTTTACTGAGAGCAATGTTCCCCTTGCTCTTCAGTTCATTGTTTTAGCGGATGTTTCTGTTTAATAAAGATTATTTTCATTCAAAGAAGAAATAATAACGGGATAAATTGAGAATACCTCTTCTTTatatattaatcaaaaatacctttatattatatttcattaaaaagtACCCACTTTTATTAGTAGATTGCCCAACCTTCACTCTCCACTTAAGTCTAACACATAATTTATGTCAACCTAAAAGGTAAAATAAGaatatcatctataaaagtgggtatatcttaaaaaatataaaaataaagataaaaattaaaaataaaataaaattagtatacaatataattttttttcaaaaacaaaacactataaaatttacacagaattttttaaaaaacatccACCTCAcagtaaaaaaagaaaaaaattaaaaatttcagtgTGAAAgtcttaaatttatttagttttgCTATGTACtttgtataatataatatttttacacaACTATTTTGTGATTGAAATATGATAACCCAAAATTAAGTACCTTGATTCTCGATTGAATTTGTAGGCCCTTGACACACGGTTTCAACGATTTTTGTTAGTCAAATGATTCTTATGTTGCTTATAACTAAAAAATGGTCAGCCAATAACATGAAGGTATATATGCATAGCTACAAAATTCAAATAGCAAAATATAAATGTGCTTTGATAAATGTACCTAGTTACCAAATTTTCCATCCTAGAACGATTGAGGGAAAAATAGTCTAAAAATGGGAACATGCCAAATCTTCTCTAATCTCTACTCTACCATTGTAATGTAACCTTGTGTAATCACAAGTCTTGAGTTctgtcatttttttattgagCTAAATCTTCACAAACTAGCATAAAGAAAATAAACCTTACGATCCCTTTTGGTCATTTCTCTAACCAAATGCTTACTTCTGATATCATATGAAAGCAAAAGCTCTCTACTAGCCAGAAATTTAAAAACCCAACAATGCAATATAAGAACAATGAAACACAGGCAAATTTGGTTCACTAATCAGAGTCCattgaatgtatatatataactattatAGATATATAAGATGCAGTTCTTCCAGCAAAGATTGAATCTTGGCGTGTGCCCTAAGAACCCCCCAGAAATCTCTACGGGAAAATCTTGTAAAAACCAGTGATTGATGTTCTGTACAAAACAATGTTGAAAAGCTAAAAAAAACCAATTGAAAGCTTGAAGAACTCATTCTAAAGCTCCCATTAAATATAACAACTCAACAAGTTATCTACTTTCATTTTAGTAACTGAAAATATCAATCAAACGAGTTCAAATGGATAATTTCATAGACATCACATATGAAAACTttcattatgtatatataatttttttgttaatgcAAATTCATTAAAGGAACAAAAAACAGAAGCTTCTCTAGCTAGAAATGGAGAaaacaaaattgaaaattacataatctaaacaaaagaaaaataggtAAGGAATGAAGAAAATTACTAGTTCTTGTTCTTGTTCTTATTGGCTAGCAAATCATCAGGAACAACCTTGAGTAACTTCCTCTGTTTAGACTTAGCAAGTTTCTTAAGCGTTTTGGGATTAGTAATCTTCTGAAGCTTAGTACCAGATCTCAATATgttctccttcttcctcttctccctctcttctctttgctTCCTCTTATCAACTTTATTCTTCCTAATCTCTTCCTTAAGCTCTTCTTTCCTCTCTCTGTAAGCTTTTTTTATCTCCTTCTCCTTCGCTCTCTCTTCGAAGTTCGTTCCCTTTCTAACCATAGTCGCCGAAGCCCTATGCTTCCTCGGCTGCTTCCACTTACGACCGGAGACTCTTCCGGCTATGACGCCGTCGTAAGTCGCGTTTCCGAAGATCGGTTTGTCAGGATTCTCCGACGAAGCTATAGCTGATCTCTTTGCTGAGGGAGGAGCTGAGTCATCGACATCCATGGCTGCATCGACATCTTCGCCGTTGCCGATGTTGTTTTCGGCTTCTTGTCTTTTACGTTTGTAGGTTTTGCCGCCAAACCCTTCATCTAAGCAACGGAAATCGATTGTACATGCCATGACTGAGACTGTTATTTTCTCTAACCCTAGGGCTTAGCTCAATGGAGAGCTGCCAATATATACTCTTCGTGCTAGCATGGGCTGAATTGGGCCTCAATTACGTTTCATCAATGGGCTGCGTCCAGGCCCAATAGTTTCGCTTCGTTTTTAATAAAAGATGTCGCTCCTTGAGACTATCCAAGAATATTGTCGTTTCTTCTACTTATGGTCATTTTcacaaaaaagaattaaaagaaattaatatatatcatgaataacattttataactataattttattaatttgggTGTTATATGTTCTCCTACTAGTTGACATGCATTAAATTAAAGGCTAAATAGAATTTTTGTCCTGAAATTTGACATGTACCATATTATGTTTGAACTTTTAAAATCGTTAAAAATACCccttaaactattgagattgttggatttaagaactttagtctaatttcattcaattttactatttaagtgattgtttatgtactaaactatgcttcctatactttgatatctaccaaattatacccctcaaattttgacatgtactaaatcatgttccttgaactttcatctatattagacttttttattaaaattgaaaaaaaaaatccttaaatctaacaatctcaataattcatgaggcatttttaacgacctaaaaagttcaggggcataatttaatacatgccAAAATTTAAGaagcaaaaattctaattagtctAAATTAAATAGAAGTACGATTAAGATTAGTATACTATATAATGTGATGATTCGTAACATCATAAATACTATAGGGTTGAttgtttaaaatttgaaaaattcttcAAAATAATTAACTTGTCCATAGTGCTCTAATAATTGTTGGTAGATTAAATAGTTGACTTGATACCAAATTCAAGTATTTACTTCCACAATGTTATATTAGATAATTTATAACGTATTTATAATTGTTATCAACCACAAAAATTCAATATTATAGTATTATACATTAAATTTTGGttttaacatttaaaatgtattgTAGGAATAAAAGTGAACAAATAAGCCTCCATTTCAAATATAATTTGTGCTGAAATTGCCAAAATATATTGTAGCATTGCTAGCTACTGATCTATTACTCACCTTTTTATAGCACCCCCAACtcccaacataaataaataagcaTAAAGCATATGGgaacctaataaaaattacatTGTACAACAGCATACAATCCTAGTTATAGAAGACAAAAATATTAGTCTCTAATCATCAAAAACAATATTCTAAGTTCTAACATTGCAACACCTAAGGAGCAATAATAATGAACAACAATTATGCATCTTGAAGCAATTTAGTTTCAAGACAACATATATTATTGTTTTATGGGGTGAATAAATAGCTTAATGCCAACTTGTGACAATTTTATGATTTAACAGACATTTCAGAGCAATTGCTCTCAAAGAATGCCTGGTGAAGAGCTCTAACACACTGCTCTGCTTCATCGTCATTTACGATCAATGAGATATTAACCTATGTCAATACGAAAACCGAAAGAAATCAGTGAACCGAAACTATGTTTGTTCTACTCTTTACAACTCGTCGAAATATAGTTACCTTAGATGCACCCTGAGAGATCATCTGAACATTGACCCCGTTAGTTCGAAGGACACGAAATGCCTGTAACAAAGTAAAACGAGTAAACTCTTTATGATTCGCGAACAAAAATATGCTTTGGATAATTCGTAATTGCTATAAGTAGCTTTAGCTTTTATAATCCAGTACCTTTTCTAGTATTAACGATGATTTCTGGACATTTCCGATGAGTGATATGATTGATCTGTGCTGAAGAAGTTTGACGACAGCAATCTTCTCCAACTCTTCTACAACGTGGTCAAGTTCCTGCCGAACATTAGATTAGATGAGTTGCAAACAGAACAAAAGAACTCTAGTGTTCAGCATAGAGCAGAATTTAGTAACAAAATCATGTAATGAGGATGATGTTGTGTCGTACGCATGCCTGTTGAATTAGCTCTCTGCTCCAAAGCTTAGAAGGATCCAATGTCAAAGATATACTGACTTCAC includes:
- the LOC115699727 gene encoding sialyltransferase-like protein 1, whose translation is MRSLQKAHSHGKRPTVIYLVFAAAFFALLVFGIQFSLFTGAPSNSNQNKFEKLDLKTLQHVRILEEFQSNVQQCVANRGLGLTAHITDHCNLVLKFPQGTNSTWYNEQFKVFEPLEYKYNICETLLLWEQYRNMTTVLTREYLDVRPDGWEDYAAKRIAQLGADKCYNRTLCEEHLNLILPAKPPFHPRQFRTCAVVGNSGDLLKTEFGEEIDGHDVVIRDNEAPVNKKYAKYVGLKRDFRLVVRGAARNMVAILNGSDTEVLIIKSVIHRDFNTMIKKIPNPVYLFQGIVLRRGAKGTGMKSIELALSMCDIVDIYGFTVDPGYTEWTRYFSTPRKGHNPLQGRAYYQLLECLGVIRIHSPMRSKRKQDWADVPTREMIQQAHAAALYLKRGETGDLGQFGSCKVWGNVSPESDGPVSGSPDMSSVRKSSNYSKWEVMPFESLREAAQEHYHQMEGVSLYKMDGNKLDDLVCVRHS
- the LOC115700967 gene encoding protein PXR1; protein product: MACTIDFRCLDEGFGGKTYKRKRQEAENNIGNGEDVDAAMDVDDSAPPSAKRSAIASSENPDKPIFGNATYDGVIAGRVSGRKWKQPRKHRASATMVRKGTNFEERAKEKEIKKAYRERKEELKEEIRKNKVDKRKQREEREKRKKENILRSGTKLQKITNPKTLKKLAKSKQRKLLKVVPDDLLANKNKNKN